Proteins encoded within one genomic window of [Enterobacter] lignolyticus SCF1:
- the gph gene encoding phosphoglycolate phosphatase, giving the protein MSKLQAIRGVAFDLDGTLVDSAPGLTAAVDSALYALELPTAGEERVVTWIGNGADVLMERALTWARQERAVQRAAQGKPSVEGDDISKPEQQRILRKLFDRYYAEFAEEGSFLFPDVADTLGALHAKGLPLALVTNKPTPFVAPLLEALDIAKYFTVVVGGDDVKNKKPHPEPLLLVAGKLSLKPEELLFVGDSRNDILAAAAAGCCSVGLTYGYNYGEAIALSNPDFLFDHFNDLLPALGLPHSEHQELKND; this is encoded by the coding sequence ATGAGTAAATTACAGGCAATTCGGGGTGTTGCGTTCGACCTCGACGGTACGCTGGTTGATAGCGCGCCGGGTCTGACCGCGGCTGTGGACAGCGCGCTTTACGCGCTGGAGCTGCCGACGGCGGGCGAAGAGCGCGTCGTGACCTGGATTGGCAACGGCGCCGATGTGCTGATGGAACGCGCCCTGACCTGGGCGCGTCAGGAGCGTGCCGTTCAGCGTGCCGCGCAGGGTAAACCGTCCGTCGAGGGCGACGATATTTCAAAGCCTGAACAGCAGCGTATTTTGCGTAAGCTGTTTGACCGCTACTATGCCGAGTTTGCCGAAGAGGGCAGCTTCCTGTTCCCGGACGTCGCCGATACGCTGGGCGCGCTGCATGCCAAAGGCCTGCCGCTGGCGTTAGTAACCAACAAGCCGACGCCGTTCGTTGCGCCGCTGCTGGAAGCGCTGGATATCGCCAAATATTTCACCGTGGTGGTGGGCGGCGATGACGTGAAGAACAAAAAGCCGCACCCGGAGCCGCTGCTGCTGGTGGCCGGAAAATTATCCCTGAAACCGGAAGAGCTGCTCTTTGTCGGGGATTCGCGCAATGATATTCTCGCCGCTGCGGCGGCCGGCTGCTGCTCCGTCGGCCTGACCTACGGCTATAACTACGGCGAGGCGATTGCGCTCAGCAATCCGGACTTCCTCTTTGACCATTTTAACGATTTATTGCCCGCTCTCGGGCTCCCGCACAGTGAACATCAGGAATTAAAAAATGACTAA
- the dam gene encoding adenine-specific DNA-methyltransferase, which yields MKKKRAFLKWAGGKFPLLNDIEKHLPKGECLVEPFVGAGSVFLNTDFSRYILADINSDLIDLYNIVKTRTDEYIAAAQAMFSPTTNDADVYYQLRDEFNQSQDAFRRAVLFLYLNRHGYNGLCRYNLKGEFNVPFGRYKKPYFPENELRHFAHKAQNAEFYCESYAQSMARADASSVVYCDPPYAPLSATANFTAYHTNSFSQEQQAHLAEIAEELVSKRIPVLISNHDTALTREWYQQANKLHVVKVRRSISSNGGTRKKVDELLALYRPATKSKK from the coding sequence ATGAAAAAGAAACGCGCTTTTCTGAAGTGGGCAGGGGGGAAATTCCCCCTGCTGAACGATATCGAAAAACATTTGCCGAAGGGCGAATGTCTTGTCGAGCCCTTTGTCGGGGCCGGATCGGTGTTCCTGAACACCGATTTTTCACGTTATATCCTTGCCGATATCAACAGCGATCTCATCGATCTCTATAACATCGTTAAAACGCGTACCGATGAATACATCGCGGCGGCGCAGGCGATGTTCTCCCCGACAACTAACGATGCGGACGTCTATTACCAGCTCCGCGACGAATTTAATCAAAGCCAGGACGCGTTTCGCCGCGCGGTGCTGTTTTTGTACCTGAACCGCCACGGTTACAATGGCCTGTGCCGGTACAACCTCAAGGGTGAGTTTAACGTGCCGTTTGGCCGTTATAAGAAGCCCTATTTCCCGGAAAATGAGCTGCGCCACTTCGCGCACAAAGCGCAGAACGCGGAGTTTTACTGCGAGTCGTACGCCCAGAGCATGGCGCGAGCCGACGCCAGTTCCGTGGTGTACTGCGATCCGCCCTATGCGCCGCTATCGGCGACGGCCAACTTTACCGCCTACCACACCAACAGCTTCAGCCAGGAGCAGCAGGCTCACCTGGCTGAAATAGCGGAAGAACTGGTCAGCAAGCGGATCCCGGTGTTAATTTCAAACCATGACACGGCGCTGACCCGTGAATGGTATCAACAGGCCAACAAACTGCACGTCGTGAAGGTACGACGCAGCATCAGCAGTAATGGCGGCACGCGTAAGAAGGTGGATGAACTGCTGGCGCTGTATCGCCCGGCCACCAAAAGCAAAAAATAG
- the aroB gene encoding 3-dehydroquinate synthase, whose amino-acid sequence MERLTVTLGERSYPITIAAGLFNDPASFMPLKSGDQVMLVTNETLAPLYLDTVRAVLEQSGVKVDSVILPDGEQYKTLAVMDTVFTALLKKPHGRDTTLVALGGGVVGDLTGFAAASYQRGVRFIQVPTTLLSQVDSSVGGKTAVNHPLGKNMIGAFWQPVSVVVDLNCLKTLPARELSSGLAEVIKYGIILDGEFFQWLENNIDALMALDEKAMAYCIRRCCELKAEVVAADERETGLRALLNLGHTFGHAIEAEMGYGNWLHGEAVAAGMVMAARASERLGQFSAQDTQRIITLLKRAKLPVTGPREMSAQAYLPHMMRDKKVLAGELRLVLPLAIGKSEVRGGVAHDVVLGAIADCQQA is encoded by the coding sequence ATGGAGAGGCTCACAGTAACTCTCGGGGAACGCAGTTACCCGATTACCATCGCGGCTGGTTTGTTTAACGACCCAGCTTCCTTCATGCCACTCAAGTCGGGCGACCAGGTCATGCTGGTCACCAACGAAACGCTGGCGCCGCTGTATCTGGACACGGTTCGCGCCGTGCTGGAGCAATCGGGTGTTAAGGTCGACAGCGTCATCCTCCCTGACGGCGAGCAGTACAAAACGCTGGCGGTGATGGACACGGTATTCACCGCATTGCTTAAAAAACCCCACGGCCGCGATACAACGCTGGTCGCGTTGGGCGGCGGCGTGGTGGGCGATTTAACCGGATTTGCGGCGGCGAGCTATCAGCGAGGCGTGCGTTTTATTCAGGTTCCGACCACGCTACTGTCTCAGGTTGATTCTTCCGTTGGCGGTAAAACGGCGGTCAACCATCCCCTCGGTAAAAACATGATTGGCGCCTTCTGGCAGCCCGTTTCGGTTGTGGTCGATCTCAACTGTCTGAAAACGCTGCCCGCGCGTGAACTCTCTTCCGGCCTCGCTGAGGTGATTAAGTACGGCATCATTCTGGACGGCGAGTTCTTCCAGTGGCTGGAAAACAACATCGATGCGCTAATGGCGCTGGATGAAAAAGCGATGGCGTACTGTATTCGCCGTTGTTGTGAGCTGAAAGCCGAAGTTGTTGCTGCAGATGAGCGCGAAACCGGCTTACGTGCTTTACTGAATCTTGGGCATACGTTTGGTCATGCCATTGAAGCGGAAATGGGCTACGGAAACTGGCTCCACGGTGAGGCTGTTGCCGCCGGTATGGTGATGGCGGCGCGCGCATCGGAGCGTCTTGGCCAGTTTAGCGCGCAGGATACGCAGCGCATTATTACGCTGCTCAAGCGTGCGAAGCTGCCGGTGACGGGTCCGCGGGAAATGTCAGCGCAGGCGTATCTGCCGCATATGATGCGTGATAAAAAGGTGCTGGCTGGCGAGCTGCGTTTAGTGCTGCCGCTGGCGATAGGTAAAAGTGAAGTGCGTGGCGGTGTCGCGCACGATGTCGTACTTGGCGCGATTGCTGATTGCCAGCAGGCGTAA
- the rpe gene encoding ribulose-phosphate 3-epimerase, with protein MKQFLIAPSILSADFARLGEDTAKALAAGADVVHFDVMDNHYVPNLTIGPMVLKSLRKYGITAPIDVHLMVKPVDRIIPDFAAAGASIITFHPEASEHVDRSLQLIKEHGCKAGLVFNPATPLSYLDYVMDKLDVILLMSVNPGFGGQSFIPQTLDKLREVRRRIDESGYDIRLEVDGGVKVSNIAEIAAAGADMFVAGSAIFDQPDYRKVVDEMRRELAKVSHE; from the coding sequence ATGAAACAGTTTTTGATTGCCCCTTCAATTCTGTCGGCCGACTTTGCCCGTCTGGGTGAAGATACTGCGAAAGCGCTGGCAGCGGGTGCGGATGTGGTGCATTTCGATGTGATGGATAACCACTACGTGCCCAACCTGACCATCGGCCCGATGGTGCTGAAATCTCTGCGTAAATACGGCATCACTGCCCCGATTGACGTTCACCTGATGGTGAAACCGGTCGATCGCATCATTCCTGATTTCGCCGCGGCGGGCGCCAGCATTATTACCTTCCACCCGGAAGCCTCTGAGCACGTCGACCGTTCGCTGCAGCTGATTAAAGAACACGGCTGTAAAGCGGGCCTGGTCTTTAACCCGGCGACGCCGCTGAGCTATCTGGACTACGTGATGGATAAGCTGGACGTGATTCTGCTGATGTCGGTGAACCCGGGCTTCGGCGGGCAATCTTTCATTCCGCAGACGCTGGATAAGCTGCGTGAAGTGCGCCGTCGTATTGACGAATCCGGCTATGATATTCGCCTCGAAGTGGACGGCGGTGTTAAAGTGAGCAACATTGCAGAAATCGCAGCGGCAGGCGCAGACATGTTTGTCGCAGGCTCCGCTATCTTCGATCAGCCCGACTACAGGAAAGTGGTTGATGAAATGCGCCGTGAACTGGCAAAGGTAAGTCATGAGTAA
- the aroK gene encoding shikimate kinase AroK produces the protein MAEKRNIFLVGPMGAGKSTIGRQLAQQLNMEFYDSDQEIEKRTGADVGWVFDVEGEEGFRDREEKIINELTEKQGIVLATGGGSVKSRETRNRLSARGVVVYLETTIEKQLARTQRDKKRPLLQVATPPREVLEALADERNPLYEEIADVTIRTDDQSAKVVANQIIHMLESN, from the coding sequence ATGGCAGAGAAACGCAATATCTTTCTGGTTGGGCCTATGGGTGCCGGCAAAAGCACTATTGGGCGCCAGTTAGCCCAACAGCTCAACATGGAATTCTACGATTCTGATCAAGAGATTGAGAAACGCACTGGTGCTGACGTAGGCTGGGTCTTCGACGTTGAAGGCGAAGAAGGTTTCCGCGATCGTGAAGAAAAAATCATCAATGAGCTGACGGAAAAACAGGGTATTGTGCTGGCAACTGGCGGCGGCTCTGTGAAATCCCGCGAAACGCGCAATCGTCTCTCCGCCCGCGGCGTTGTGGTGTACCTGGAAACCACTATTGAGAAACAGCTGGCGCGCACGCAGCGCGACAAGAAGCGCCCGCTGCTGCAGGTTGCGACTCCGCCGCGTGAAGTTCTGGAAGCGCTGGCTGACGAACGCAATCCGCTGTATGAAGAAATCGCTGATGTCACCATCCGGACTGACGATCAGAGCGCGAAAGTCGTCGCGAACCAGATTATTCATATGCTGGAAAGCAACTGA
- the damX gene encoding cell division protein DamX has product MDEFKPEDELKPDPSDRRAGRSRQSSDRDSEPQINFDELDLDADEPRPSRTRKVRETRARDDEEEYHASDDDEGSEEAVERRPRKRKKSPPRKPASRQYIMMGLGILVLLLLIVGIGSALKAPSAPSSEQASTAEKNIDLSANSAASADQANGAQPAPGAAAPAGQQTAGAPSQDVSLPPISSTPTQGQNAAAPEGQQRVEVQGDLNNALTQQQGQVDSAVNSTLPTEPATVAPVRGGSAPRQVTTTSEPRTEAARPERKHAVIEPKPQTKPQATAKTMTEPKPVAQPKRTETTVAATPAPVKQTAPVTAPAPTKPAATTSAPAATAAPAATAATAATAAPTAAGGKEAGDVGSLKSAPSGHYTLQLSSSSNYDNLNNWAKKENLKSYVVYQTTRNGQPWYVLVSGMYPTKEDAKRAVATLPADVQAKNPWAKPLHQVQSDLK; this is encoded by the coding sequence ATGGATGAATTCAAACCAGAAGACGAGCTGAAACCCGATCCCAGCGATCGTCGTGCTGGTCGTTCCCGTCAATCTTCCGATCGCGATAGCGAACCGCAGATCAACTTTGACGAGCTGGATCTCGATGCGGATGAGCCTCGCCCGTCACGCACCCGCAAAGTTCGCGAAACACGCGCGCGCGACGATGAAGAAGAATATCACGCATCGGATGACGACGAAGGGTCTGAAGAGGCCGTAGAGCGTCGTCCGCGTAAACGTAAAAAATCACCGCCCCGCAAACCTGCCTCTCGTCAGTACATCATGATGGGGCTGGGCATTCTGGTTCTGCTGCTGCTGATTGTGGGTATTGGTTCTGCGCTGAAAGCGCCGTCCGCGCCTTCCAGCGAGCAGGCTTCCACAGCGGAAAAGAACATCGATCTGTCCGCGAATAGCGCAGCGAGCGCCGATCAGGCCAACGGCGCGCAGCCTGCGCCTGGCGCGGCGGCTCCGGCAGGCCAGCAGACCGCTGGCGCGCCTTCGCAGGATGTCTCTTTACCGCCAATCTCTTCTACCCCAACGCAGGGGCAAAACGCCGCAGCGCCTGAAGGCCAGCAGCGTGTCGAGGTTCAGGGCGACCTGAACAATGCCTTAACGCAGCAGCAGGGTCAGGTTGACAGCGCGGTGAACTCCACGCTGCCAACGGAACCGGCAACCGTCGCGCCGGTTCGCGGCGGCAGCGCGCCGCGTCAGGTAACGACGACCAGCGAGCCGCGCACCGAAGCCGCTCGTCCGGAACGTAAACATGCCGTTATCGAGCCGAAGCCGCAGACCAAGCCTCAGGCAACGGCGAAAACGATGACCGAACCGAAGCCGGTTGCACAGCCGAAACGTACGGAAACGACCGTTGCGGCAACGCCAGCGCCCGTGAAGCAGACGGCACCGGTTACGGCGCCAGCGCCGACGAAACCGGCGGCTACGACCTCTGCTCCTGCGGCAACCGCGGCGCCAGCCGCAACGGCGGCAACGGCAGCGACGGCAGCGCCAACGGCGGCAGGCGGGAAAGAGGCCGGCGATGTCGGTTCGCTGAAGTCCGCGCCGTCAGGCCACTATACGCTGCAGTTGAGCTCCTCTTCTAACTACGACAATCTCAACAATTGGGCGAAGAAAGAGAATCTGAAGAGCTATGTGGTTTATCAGACGACCCGCAACGGTCAGCCGTGGTATGTGCTGGTGAGCGGCATGTATCCGACTAAAGAAGATGCGAAACGCGCGGTAGCGACTTTGCCAGCCGATGTGCAGGCGAAAAACCCGTGGGCGAAACCGCTGCATCAGGTACAGTCCGATCTGAAGTAA
- the hofQ gene encoding DNA uptake porin HofQ produces the protein MKTTDVLLTLLLATAPAKGKVNAVTLTVDEVPVAQVLQTLAALDGRNIVIGPEVDGVLSLQLTNIPWMQALQTVLSSAGLTMTSQGAVLFIHSHAWQEAKQSRLETEQEKRRQTLPLRGQSIALRYADAGELAKAGEKLLSPRGAMTVDKRTNRLLVRDDERHLSDIQTWAEEMDKPVGQVELAAHIVTMNEKSLRELGVKWTLADADSPPGRGKFTTLSSDLSVTDATSRAGFNIGRINGRLLEFELSALEQQQQLEIIASPRLLASHLQPASIKQGSEIPYQVSSGDSGATSVEFKEAVLGMEVTPTVLDDRRVRLKLRISENMPGQVLQQADGEVLAIDKQEIETQVEVKSGETLALGGIFSQKNKSARDGIPLLGDIPWLGQLFRHDGKDHERRELVVFITPRIISVQ, from the coding sequence ATGAAAACCACAGACGTGTTGCTGACGCTGCTGCTGGCGACAGCGCCCGCGAAGGGAAAGGTCAACGCCGTCACGCTGACCGTCGATGAGGTGCCGGTGGCGCAGGTGCTGCAGACCCTGGCGGCGCTGGATGGGCGGAATATCGTTATCGGTCCGGAGGTGGATGGCGTTTTGTCGCTGCAGCTTACCAACATCCCCTGGATGCAGGCGCTGCAAACCGTACTGAGCAGCGCCGGGTTGACGATGACCTCGCAGGGCGCGGTGCTGTTTATCCACAGCCATGCCTGGCAGGAAGCAAAGCAGTCGCGGCTTGAAACGGAGCAGGAGAAGCGTCGGCAGACGCTGCCGCTGCGCGGGCAGAGCATCGCGCTGCGCTATGCCGATGCCGGAGAGCTGGCGAAGGCCGGGGAAAAGCTGCTCAGCCCCCGCGGCGCGATGACGGTGGATAAGCGGACAAACCGTCTGCTGGTGCGCGACGACGAGCGCCATCTTAGCGATATTCAGACCTGGGCGGAGGAGATGGACAAGCCCGTCGGGCAGGTGGAGCTGGCGGCGCATATTGTGACGATGAATGAGAAGAGCCTGCGGGAGCTTGGGGTGAAGTGGACCCTGGCGGATGCCGACAGCCCTCCCGGGCGGGGGAAATTCACCACGCTGTCGAGCGATTTATCCGTAACGGATGCCACCAGCCGGGCAGGGTTTAATATCGGACGTATCAACGGGCGCCTGCTGGAGTTTGAGCTTTCGGCGCTGGAGCAACAGCAGCAGCTTGAGATTATCGCCAGCCCGCGCCTGCTTGCCTCGCATCTGCAGCCCGCCAGCATCAAACAGGGGAGCGAAATTCCCTATCAGGTATCCAGCGGCGATAGCGGCGCGACGTCGGTTGAATTTAAAGAGGCGGTGCTGGGGATGGAGGTCACGCCCACCGTTCTGGACGACAGGCGCGTGCGCCTCAAGCTGCGCATCAGCGAGAACATGCCGGGGCAGGTGCTGCAGCAGGCTGACGGCGAAGTGCTGGCCATCGACAAACAGGAAATTGAAACGCAGGTTGAGGTTAAAAGCGGAGAAACGCTGGCGTTGGGCGGGATTTTCTCGCAAAAAAACAAATCAGCGCGCGACGGCATCCCGCTGTTGGGAGACATCCCCTGGCTTGGGCAACTTTTCCGCCACGACGGGAAAGACCATGAGCGGCGCGAGCTTGTCGTCTTTATCACGCCGCGTATCATTTCTGTACAGTAG